In Rhodopirellula islandica, one DNA window encodes the following:
- a CDS encoding RHS repeat-associated core domain-containing protein: MPLGDLDTEAEEPHLIYCEDTEEQGSVEIDIPAAFGGGNVDIEISGSAIRGTDYSLGTNIGITSSFSGDIWTLSLPAGPASFVIYVTALQDGSEPGGTNESATENVTFAWAPGQNIPGIDLQGSGSVSIVDEDESLELTTPVSYTSELGPPAGVFSLKPSDSGNTVNTTIYWEVNTNDVESDEFYQAILGVDYTLTDDDPTTLIFNETYSGSGIFRSNARSIACDDDFQLLVHAINDRLLEGIETVDVRAHIPILSDPSENEYTSEETVQIKENYHDSEVREDKYGCSCSCPTCPDGVPVSTDGAQAVATFQPSAGTIEITTSYQGGAQPVFDIGFTVPNDTAVPYSVDVFFQIIEADQRDDGSLKSLGRKPVDANAVVTASFNLAVPVGASPGDTLWFRRQTDLTAHLDSWTRGSGDTKDGSNGITQQIIPIEILAHPNYPPTWPGGAPLETDDMVSGWVGRVNHGATDRRASSLGENQAPGSSIASLERMILGYDSMVADSSGGQPSGGKVKFENGSMLFNASGASYWFQGNSGSAPGIQDTLSGGTLTDRYGNTREFNANGDLVARTDSAGNAISYSYNSDGTVAEITDHRGLKTSFSYGVNAVSGRNTVSIETVTSTSDSTLNRHIQMEYLPYTASTPGELSIVFDDPDGAGSRKSREEVFTYDNEGRVTSLSVGEVGAASHTTSMAYNSLDGRLSSISYPDGSSLTFNLSRQQNGLIGKDYAGGTILASDPRAIRVTSAGSGNENPIPNYAISTWKRSVSSDPQRSISQFDHRGRLLRTWDPKQVEALGLTSVGTLGDTEISLLQANVDLSTEFTRTPTSWDELGKVTGNDWGEVLSVSTPDPDKTLLNGVLQSNGPAGRQSTSYTYSNNNPVSSSMPESTSASWTWNDTFDVMTSSTDATGNTYHQQVDASGRVTQMQWKQNASLGQNPTRPLDVSVDTYVSAIDALRIMNYISANGETRTPVGGGGTSFYDVDGDGWVTSVDAALVIRYLENPGVGNEVDPEPEIIGQVDLTYVSTAGLPTYLVSQRVIDTGRSSGDTVVDYEYYNTPSDPARHAKLKTVTESDGTAIEAVTEYSYDDRGNLSELSDPSGRVTKYYYDSRDRMIAQQSSDPDGAGSLLPVLVRYDYDVFGNAIASEQINSFVEGGQLLVTSLTESSTYDAGNRLTAHYTQNPSVTWYLYKDGSGDIVRTQSKVTALAGTTLTAADLEAYGGSNDAIPNTPVTSVSYQGLKTTIDYYSTANVITVSETDMTAASPSTTTRTTKTTLDRLGQVVKTVSPDPVSGLTTTGSDQREGGGFVTSFEYDNLGNLVGVVDGLNNESSFSYDDLNRLVKTSTPNPVSGSPYETTVSYTPNAIGWDIETTDPSGISVVAQLDAMGRQRTIIGDIPTSNVRYWNDGNVRSVTDAEGNFTSYDYDDRGRLTEVESLDLRRSVWAPTTSYSYTVDSLVDSITDPLGRATTFEYDDGGRLVKSIQPDPDGAGALVSAFTEYGLDSLGNVHSVEDAFGQVTSLDLDSWYRPTTTTDPASGATDSQYDVFGNVTSVTDPLGNVTNFTFNHLNQLVTEGKVYSGGTESRSYSYDGVGNLRSLTDRNGRVTEYVYDNRYRLETETWKTGGTTDRTFDYAYDTSDRLISIDDSDVLATDFEFAYDDRSQLVAESQLIGLVGTAINFNREFDNRGNRIELGANFGGTLSGGVISGGVGDFENGYEYDYLNRLTSIVQQSQSGGHAVAPKLAEFDYSRASQLTDLHRYSATTAGSSDLEVHSRMAYDDAGRLSSLTHGSSAISYGENWGGTSTLPSSLGSSDLLAAYTFQYDADNRLTQFNSYRDGTSTAYGYDVRDQLTSASSTAISELSQPFGLATAESYDFDAGGNRKSSGGASQSAANTHNQLQSDGTYNYTYDDEGNTLSRTLISTGEVTLYEWDHRNRLASITEKTSSVGSVTQKIEYVYDAFDNRVGKRLDSDGDGDFDRDEAFAWTEGQTVLRAVDSDGEAASETFTLSSRYLYGEMVDQLLADEQYDDGAGPEISTTTAAATSGETFWALTDHLGSVRDLVDNNGEIRQHVAYDSFGNRIVEQDYDASGTAISSSHPDAIDELFGYTGRDWDADAGLQNNRARWYDPATGRWLSQDPIGFAAGDANLYRYVGNAPTNSTDPSGLADPRVVGGHTVVGTGHHLVPVEVWEEFGFSQEVYEFLDSDYARIETPNGHNYTAHGELTGYSGYIRAEMRGELRKYMGGRTSGKLSVHEQMAFAKQFVDKVKFGNCSKAFIKEFNKHAKEGPDAVLEWWNRRGHKLPWYDDVPEVKITGIAVRTPSQFRKWVGKRARTILPFIGAVAVYNTARANGNSPAEAGMIAGLEEVNPCPVGYEEFHDAGMAYQNLANRALETNRTRFEAILGIQNGGNIPIHAGTRPGGVSDNVRPKR; this comes from the coding sequence ATGCCGCTTGGAGATCTGGACACCGAAGCGGAAGAGCCGCACTTGATTTACTGCGAAGACACTGAGGAGCAAGGTAGTGTCGAAATTGATATCCCAGCTGCATTCGGAGGTGGAAATGTCGATATTGAAATTTCTGGCTCCGCGATTCGTGGTACCGATTATTCGCTCGGAACGAATATTGGGATAACGTCGAGCTTTAGCGGCGATATATGGACGCTTAGTCTACCGGCTGGGCCCGCTTCCTTTGTGATTTACGTCACCGCGTTGCAGGACGGATCTGAGCCGGGTGGGACTAACGAATCTGCAACCGAGAACGTCACGTTTGCATGGGCACCTGGTCAGAATATTCCCGGGATCGACCTGCAAGGGTCAGGCTCTGTGTCGATCGTTGACGAAGATGAATCGCTCGAGCTAACAACGCCAGTCAGCTACACCTCGGAACTGGGGCCACCTGCTGGCGTATTTAGCCTGAAGCCAAGCGATTCAGGCAACACGGTCAACACGACCATCTACTGGGAAGTGAACACAAATGATGTTGAGAGCGACGAATTCTATCAAGCCATACTAGGCGTCGATTACACATTGACCGACGACGATCCCACGACACTCATTTTCAATGAGACGTATTCAGGGTCTGGGATTTTCCGATCAAACGCGAGATCGATCGCGTGTGATGATGACTTTCAATTGCTCGTTCACGCGATCAATGATCGTTTGCTCGAAGGCATCGAGACAGTCGATGTTCGGGCCCATATACCCATTTTAAGCGACCCATCAGAGAACGAATACACCTCTGAAGAAACAGTGCAGATCAAGGAAAACTACCACGACAGCGAAGTAAGGGAAGACAAGTACGGCTGCTCGTGTTCGTGTCCAACATGCCCAGATGGAGTGCCAGTCAGTACCGATGGCGCTCAGGCGGTTGCGACATTTCAACCGTCCGCAGGCACGATTGAAATCACAACTTCGTATCAGGGAGGGGCGCAGCCTGTTTTTGATATCGGCTTCACCGTTCCGAATGACACAGCTGTTCCATATAGCGTTGACGTGTTTTTTCAGATCATCGAAGCCGACCAGAGAGACGATGGTTCGCTGAAATCGCTAGGGCGAAAGCCGGTTGATGCCAATGCGGTTGTCACCGCCTCGTTCAACTTGGCTGTGCCGGTAGGTGCTTCGCCGGGCGACACACTTTGGTTCAGAAGACAAACAGACTTAACAGCTCATTTGGATTCCTGGACTCGTGGCTCGGGCGATACGAAGGATGGGTCGAATGGAATCACTCAGCAGATTATCCCGATCGAGATTTTAGCGCACCCAAATTACCCACCGACTTGGCCTGGTGGAGCACCCCTGGAAACCGATGATATGGTCAGCGGTTGGGTCGGACGGGTGAATCATGGTGCGACTGACCGTCGTGCAAGCTCGCTCGGAGAGAACCAAGCGCCAGGCTCGTCGATAGCGTCCCTCGAACGAATGATACTCGGCTATGACTCGATGGTTGCAGATTCGTCTGGCGGGCAGCCCTCCGGTGGAAAGGTGAAGTTTGAGAACGGATCCATGCTTTTCAATGCCTCTGGCGCTTCGTATTGGTTTCAGGGAAATTCGGGGTCTGCTCCAGGTATTCAGGACACGCTCTCTGGTGGGACGCTGACTGATCGATATGGAAACACGCGAGAGTTCAACGCTAACGGTGACTTGGTTGCTCGAACTGATTCAGCGGGGAATGCAATTTCCTATTCCTACAACAGTGATGGGACTGTCGCTGAAATAACGGATCACCGAGGCCTGAAAACCTCGTTTTCCTATGGTGTCAATGCAGTGTCCGGCCGCAACACAGTTTCGATTGAAACCGTCACTTCAACCTCCGACTCCACGCTGAATCGCCATATCCAGATGGAGTACCTCCCCTACACAGCGAGCACCCCAGGTGAATTGTCAATCGTCTTCGACGATCCTGACGGTGCAGGCTCTCGGAAGTCCAGAGAAGAGGTCTTTACCTATGACAATGAGGGAAGAGTTACCAGCCTCTCTGTTGGCGAAGTCGGTGCAGCTTCCCATACGACAAGCATGGCCTACAACTCATTGGACGGGCGTCTGTCATCCATTAGCTACCCCGATGGTTCTAGCTTGACATTCAACCTTTCTCGCCAGCAGAATGGGCTCATTGGCAAGGACTATGCTGGCGGGACGATCCTGGCCAGTGACCCGCGTGCAATTCGCGTCACTTCGGCTGGCAGTGGGAACGAGAACCCAATCCCCAATTATGCGATCTCGACATGGAAGCGGTCTGTCTCGAGTGACCCGCAACGGTCGATTTCTCAATTCGATCATCGTGGACGTTTGCTGCGGACATGGGACCCGAAACAGGTTGAGGCTCTTGGGTTAACCAGTGTCGGCACTCTCGGTGACACCGAGATCTCATTGCTTCAAGCGAATGTGGACTTGAGCACGGAATTCACTCGCACACCCACGAGCTGGGATGAACTTGGTAAGGTCACCGGTAACGATTGGGGAGAGGTTCTTTCTGTCTCAACGCCGGACCCTGATAAAACGTTGCTCAATGGTGTTTTGCAGAGCAACGGCCCGGCGGGGCGCCAATCCACTTCCTACACCTACAGCAACAACAACCCTGTCAGTTCCTCGATGCCGGAAAGCACGTCCGCGTCGTGGACCTGGAACGACACCTTCGATGTGATGACTTCATCGACGGATGCCACTGGCAACACGTATCATCAGCAGGTGGATGCATCCGGTCGCGTGACCCAGATGCAGTGGAAGCAAAATGCTTCTTTGGGCCAAAACCCGACTCGTCCGCTCGATGTAAGCGTTGATACTTATGTCTCCGCAATCGACGCTCTGCGGATCATGAACTACATCAGTGCAAACGGTGAGACTCGGACTCCCGTTGGCGGTGGTGGGACATCTTTCTACGACGTTGATGGTGACGGTTGGGTCACCTCGGTCGATGCGGCCCTCGTTATTCGCTATCTCGAGAATCCCGGCGTTGGCAACGAGGTTGATCCAGAGCCCGAAATCATTGGGCAGGTCGATCTCACCTACGTTAGCACTGCTGGCCTCCCAACATACTTGGTCTCGCAGCGTGTGATTGACACGGGGCGATCCTCGGGTGATACCGTCGTCGACTACGAGTACTACAACACGCCCAGTGACCCGGCCCGGCATGCCAAGTTAAAAACCGTGACCGAGTCGGATGGCACGGCGATTGAGGCGGTCACCGAATACAGCTACGACGACCGCGGCAACTTGAGTGAGTTGTCCGATCCCTCCGGACGCGTTACGAAGTATTATTACGACTCCCGTGACCGGATGATTGCGCAGCAGTCATCGGATCCAGATGGTGCCGGATCTCTTCTTCCAGTGCTCGTGCGCTATGACTACGACGTCTTCGGGAATGCTATCGCAAGTGAGCAGATCAATTCCTTTGTGGAGGGAGGGCAGCTCTTGGTCACCTCGCTGACGGAGAGTTCGACTTACGATGCGGGAAACCGCCTGACGGCTCACTACACTCAGAATCCGAGTGTCACTTGGTACCTCTACAAAGACGGGAGCGGAGACATCGTTCGCACCCAGAGCAAAGTAACCGCTTTGGCTGGAACCACGCTGACGGCAGCGGATCTAGAAGCTTACGGTGGAAGCAACGATGCGATCCCCAATACGCCTGTGACGTCGGTCAGCTACCAAGGTCTCAAAACCACGATCGATTACTACTCGACAGCGAACGTGATCACGGTTTCTGAGACCGACATGACCGCCGCCAGTCCATCGACAACGACTCGGACGACGAAAACAACGCTTGACCGCCTTGGGCAGGTTGTCAAAACGGTCAGCCCCGATCCGGTGAGCGGACTGACAACCACCGGCTCGGATCAGAGAGAGGGCGGTGGCTTCGTTACTTCCTTCGAGTACGACAATCTAGGTAATCTCGTTGGGGTCGTTGATGGGCTCAACAACGAATCCAGTTTCTCCTACGACGATCTCAATCGCCTCGTCAAAACGTCCACTCCAAACCCGGTTTCCGGCAGCCCATACGAGACAACGGTTAGCTACACGCCCAATGCGATTGGCTGGGACATTGAGACGACTGACCCTTCGGGCATTTCCGTCGTGGCTCAACTCGATGCGATGGGGCGTCAGCGTACGATCATCGGCGACATCCCGACCAGCAATGTTCGTTATTGGAACGATGGTAACGTTCGGAGCGTTACCGATGCCGAAGGCAATTTTACGAGCTACGACTACGACGACCGCGGCCGACTGACGGAAGTGGAGTCGCTGGATCTACGTCGCTCCGTCTGGGCACCGACCACCAGCTACAGCTACACCGTTGATTCGTTGGTGGATTCGATCACTGACCCATTGGGGCGAGCGACCACGTTTGAATACGACGATGGTGGCAGGCTGGTCAAATCGATTCAGCCGGATCCAGATGGTGCAGGTGCGTTGGTTTCAGCTTTCACCGAGTACGGATTGGACAGCCTCGGGAATGTTCATTCGGTGGAAGATGCCTTTGGACAGGTCACTTCGTTGGATCTCGATTCTTGGTATCGCCCGACGACAACGACCGATCCGGCTTCGGGCGCCACTGATTCCCAGTACGATGTGTTTGGTAACGTCACGTCGGTCACTGATCCGCTCGGGAATGTCACCAACTTCACCTTCAATCACCTCAATCAGTTGGTGACGGAGGGCAAGGTCTACAGCGGTGGCACCGAAAGCCGATCTTATTCCTACGATGGTGTTGGTAACTTACGGTCACTGACGGATCGCAACGGACGCGTCACCGAATACGTCTACGACAATCGATACCGATTGGAGACGGAGACGTGGAAGACTGGCGGAACGACCGATCGGACGTTCGATTATGCTTACGATACATCCGACCGCCTGATTTCGATTGATGACAGTGACGTTCTCGCCACCGATTTTGAGTTCGCTTACGACGACCGGTCGCAGCTCGTGGCTGAAAGCCAATTGATCGGCTTGGTCGGGACCGCGATCAACTTCAATCGTGAATTTGACAATCGAGGCAATCGCATTGAACTGGGGGCCAATTTCGGGGGAACGCTTTCAGGCGGCGTGATCTCCGGTGGCGTGGGCGACTTCGAAAATGGCTATGAATACGATTACCTGAATCGGTTGACGTCGATCGTTCAGCAATCGCAGTCCGGCGGGCATGCTGTTGCTCCTAAACTGGCTGAATTCGACTACAGCCGCGCGTCTCAACTGACGGACTTGCACCGCTACTCCGCAACGACTGCTGGCTCATCGGATTTGGAGGTGCACAGCCGGATGGCGTATGATGACGCAGGTCGGCTCAGCAGTTTGACTCATGGATCGTCAGCGATCTCCTACGGTGAGAACTGGGGCGGGACGTCGACACTCCCCTCCTCGCTTGGCAGTTCTGATCTGCTGGCCGCTTACACGTTCCAGTATGACGCGGACAACCGCTTGACGCAGTTCAATTCTTATCGCGATGGCACCTCGACCGCCTATGGCTACGACGTGCGTGATCAGCTGACCTCGGCTTCAAGCACGGCGATCAGCGAGCTGTCTCAGCCGTTTGGGCTTGCGACTGCAGAGTCCTACGACTTCGATGCCGGCGGGAATCGCAAATCCAGTGGTGGTGCGTCGCAGTCGGCTGCCAACACGCATAATCAACTGCAGAGCGACGGAACGTACAACTACACATACGACGATGAGGGCAACACGCTCAGTCGAACGTTGATCAGCACGGGCGAGGTGACCCTGTACGAATGGGACCACCGCAATCGCTTGGCATCGATCACCGAGAAGACATCGTCCGTGGGCAGCGTGACGCAGAAGATCGAATACGTTTACGATGCCTTTGACAATCGCGTTGGCAAACGGCTGGACAGCGACGGGGACGGGGATTTCGACCGTGACGAAGCGTTTGCCTGGACGGAAGGACAGACGGTCCTGCGTGCGGTCGACTCTGATGGCGAGGCGGCGAGCGAGACGTTCACGCTTTCCAGCCGCTACCTGTACGGCGAGATGGTGGACCAGTTGTTGGCCGACGAGCAGTATGACGATGGAGCTGGCCCGGAGATCTCAACGACGACCGCGGCTGCAACGTCCGGTGAGACCTTCTGGGCATTGACCGATCACCTGGGCAGCGTACGTGACTTGGTGGACAACAACGGCGAGATCCGCCAGCACGTCGCTTACGACAGCTTCGGCAATCGAATCGTTGAGCAGGATTACGACGCTTCAGGAACCGCAATCTCCAGCAGTCACCCCGATGCGATCGATGAGCTGTTCGGCTACACGGGCCGCGACTGGGACGCCGACGCGGGCTTGCAAAACAACCGAGCCCGTTGGTACGACCCGGCAACGGGCCGCTGGCTCAGCCAAGACCCTATCGGCTTCGCAGCCGGTGATGCGAACTTGTATCGGTATGTGGGGAATGCGCCAACGAATTCTACCGATCCAAGCGGCCTTGCTGATCCGCGCGTTGTCGGCGGGCACACTGTTGTTGGCACAGGTCACCATCTTGTGCCGGTAGAAGTTTGGGAAGAGTTCGGATTCTCACAAGAGGTTTACGAGTTTTTGGATAGCGACTACGCGAGGATCGAAACACCGAACGGCCACAACTACACCGCTCACGGCGAGCTGACAGGGTATTCCGGTTACATTCGGGCAGAGATGCGCGGTGAGCTACGCAAATACATGGGAGGACGAACGAGTGGCAAGCTATCGGTGCACGAACAAATGGCCTTCGCAAAACAGTTTGTTGACAAAGTGAAATTCGGTAACTGCAGTAAAGCGTTTATCAAGGAGTTCAACAAGCACGCGAAAGAAGGACCGGATGCAGTGCTTGAGTGGTGGAATCGTCGAGGGCATAAACTTCCTTGGTATGACGATGTTCCCGAAGTCAAAATAACTGGAATTGCAGTTCGCACTCCCTCTCAGTTTCGGAAGTGGGTTGGAAAGCGAGCTCGTACGATCTTGCCCTTCATCGGTGCAGTCGCGGTGTACAACACTGCCAGAGCAAATGGAAATTCACCCGCTGAAGCCGGGATGATCGCCGGCCTTGAAGAGGTTAATCCGTGTCCTGTCGGCTACGAAGAGTTTCACGATGCAGGAATGGCGTATCAGAATCTCGCCAACCGAGCGCTTGAAACGAACAGAACACGATTCGAAGCAATTCTTGGAATACAAAATGGCGGAAACATACCGATACATGCTGGCACCCGTCCCGGCGGAGTCAGCGACAACGTGAGACCAAAGAGATAA
- a CDS encoding WG repeat-containing protein, with protein MNVFLPYRLGENWGYLDKSGQIVIQARFESTGKVDGGNPYGIRDDGIAILSLSGEELSFVPNAWSMNPFSQGLLAIHRDDKVGYCNQRGEVVIAPQFEVATTFGKVSATACVGTADAERWGRLSPQGKWHEEPRYAFLRDLANIGRFSGGRLVDSDKYVVVDELGRRTIEEEFLDVRLESEGLIPVRYTKSRKMGWIDIQGNRVCADRFDDLGGYFTSGMIAAKVNDHWGVVDVQGNWVFEATFSFIGHRSSGLWSAVIKGDYRGDFGMPCDELQGFVDDKGAVAIPPKFMRVHDFKSDRSLVYFPRSNDASIRTPIPFGYVDPQGTIVWQEESGGGKGVGHRNA; from the coding sequence ATGAATGTGTTTCTCCCTTATCGCCTCGGGGAGAATTGGGGCTACTTAGATAAATCGGGACAAATCGTAATTCAAGCAAGGTTTGAATCCACAGGAAAAGTCGACGGTGGCAACCCTTATGGGATTCGCGATGACGGTATCGCGATACTGTCATTGTCGGGAGAAGAATTAAGCTTTGTTCCAAATGCTTGGTCAATGAACCCTTTTTCGCAGGGACTGCTTGCGATTCATCGTGACGACAAAGTTGGGTACTGCAATCAGCGCGGAGAAGTTGTAATAGCGCCACAGTTCGAGGTTGCAACAACTTTCGGAAAAGTATCAGCAACAGCATGCGTCGGAACAGCGGACGCAGAAAGATGGGGACGCTTGAGCCCGCAGGGCAAATGGCACGAAGAACCACGCTACGCATTCCTACGCGACCTTGCCAATATTGGGAGGTTCAGTGGCGGAAGGCTCGTCGACTCGGACAAGTACGTCGTCGTTGATGAGTTAGGTAGGCGTACGATCGAAGAAGAGTTTCTAGACGTCAGGTTGGAATCAGAAGGACTGATTCCGGTTCGATACACGAAATCAAGAAAGATGGGGTGGATCGACATACAAGGGAATCGTGTCTGCGCAGATAGATTTGATGATCTTGGTGGTTACTTCACGAGCGGCATGATTGCAGCGAAGGTAAACGATCACTGGGGCGTGGTTGATGTCCAAGGAAATTGGGTATTTGAAGCGACGTTTTCGTTTATCGGGCACCGGTCATCAGGATTGTGGTCAGCCGTAATCAAGGGTGATTATCGCGGTGACTTTGGTATGCCTTGTGATGAGCTTCAAGGATTTGTGGACGATAAGGGGGCTGTCGCAATCCCACCTAAATTTATGCGCGTCCACGATTTCAAGAGTGATCGCTCATTAGTCTACTTTCCGCGTTCCAACGACGCTTCCATCCGAACGCCAATACCGTTTGGCTACGTCGATCCACAAGGGACAATTGTTTGGCAAGAAGAATCGGGAGGAGGAAAAGGTGTCGGACACCGAAATGCCTAA
- a CDS encoding RHS repeat-associated core domain-containing protein, whose amino-acid sequence MPTTVRLRSTSAVDLTIAATASNLGGNWGGTLSGGVISGGVDDFENGYEYDYLNRLTSIVQQSQSGGHAVDPKLAEFDYNRASQLTDLHRYSATTAGSSDLEVHSRMAYDDAGRLSSLTHGSSAISSGENWGGTSTLPSSLGSSGLLAAYTFQYDADNRLTQFSSYRDGTSTAYGYDVRDQLTSASSTAISGLSQPFGLASAESYDFDAGGNRKSSGGASQSSANTHNQLQSDGTYNYTYDDEGNTLSRTSISTGEVTLYEWDHRNRLESITEKTSSVGSVTQKIEYVYDAFDNRVGKRLDSDGDGDFDRDEAFVWTEGQTVLRAVDSDGEAASETFTLSSRYLYGEMVDQLLADEQYDDGAGPEISTTTAAATSGETYWALNDHLGSVRDLVDNSGEIRQHVAYDSFGNRIVEQDYDASGTAISSSHPDAIDALFGYTGRDWDADADLQNNRARWYDPATGRWLSNDPIGFAAGDANLYRYVGNGPTNAIDPSGLAEDDPRWWGDTYWFQVWGWWGPHRWAINRVTGYHSAENLAIELDRQLRANDRVAGVNGCDTNGNGVIDPLERLDSLDRLNRSKRLSAAESARVKTLAESAIEGNAAMLGGGLVGSVSRRTSHRILAQVDHLDELDNLGTHVASGKPSQRVTAVPHTYVNPGHHVPGTPTYVAGKSVLPTNHVQLFARSVGVRNQQGKILRWAREQRGNQTIYHRFEPHSSGEYHWSGSTCGVDSRGTNRAIALRDVPVREIGRQTPNGGWAIQE is encoded by the coding sequence ATGCCAACCACCGTTCGATTGCGATCAACTTCAGCCGTGGATTTAACAATCGCGGCAACCGCATCGAATTTGGGGGGCAATTGGGGTGGAACGCTCTCGGGAGGCGTGATCTCCGGTGGCGTGGACGACTTCGAAAATGGCTATGAATACGATTACCTGAATCGGTTGACCTCGATCGTTCAGCAATCGCAGTCCGGCGGGCATGCTGTTGATCCCAAGCTGGCTGAATTCGACTACAACCGCGCGTCTCAATTGACGGACTTGCACCGCTACTCCGCAACGACTGCTGGCTCATCGGATTTGGAAGTGCACAGCCGGATGGCGTATGATGACGCAGGTCGGCTCAGCAGTTTGACTCATGGATCGTCAGCGATCTCCTCCGGTGAGAACTGGGGCGGGACGTCGACACTCCCCTCCTCGCTTGGCAGTTCTGGTTTGCTGGCCGCTTACACGTTCCAGTACGACGCGGACAATCGCTTGACGCAGTTCTCTTCTTATCGTGATGGCACCTCGACCGCTTACGGCTACGACGTGCGTGATCAGCTGACCTCGGCTTCAAGCACAGCGATCAGCGGGCTGTCTCAGCCGTTTGGGCTTGCGAGTGCAGAGTCCTACGACTTCGATGCCGGCGGGAATCGCAAATCCAGTGGCGGTGCGTCGCAGTCGTCTGCCAACACGCATAATCAACTGCAGAGCGACGGAACGTACAACTACACCTACGACGATGAAGGCAACACGCTCAGTCGAACGTCGATCAGCACGGGCGAGGTGACCCTGTACGAATGGGACCATCGCAATCGCTTGGAATCGATCACCGAGAAGACGTCGTCCGTGGGCAGCGTGACGCAGAAGATCGAGTACGTTTACGATGCCTTTGACAATCGCGTCGGCAAACGCCTGGACAGCGACGGGGATGGCGATTTTGATCGTGACGAAGCGTTTGTCTGGACGGAGGGACAGACGGTGCTGCGTGCGGTCGACTCTGACGGAGAGGCGGCGAGCGAGACGTTCACACTGTCTAGTCGCTACCTGTACGGCGAGATGGTGGACCAGTTGCTGGCCGACGAGCAGTATGACGATGGAGCAGGACCCGAGATCTCAACGACGACCGCGGCTGCAACGTCCGGTGAGACCTACTGGGCGTTGAACGATCACCTGGGCAGCGTGCGTGACTTGGTGGACAACAGCGGCGAAATCCGCCAGCACGTCGCCTATGACAGCTTCGGCAACCGAATCGTTGAGCAGGATTACGACGCTTCAGGAACCGCAATCTCCAGCAGTCACCCCGATGCGATTGACGCACTGTTCGGCTACACGGGTCGCGACTGGGACGCTGACGCGGATCTGCAGAACAACCGAGCCCGTTGGTACGACCCGGCAACGGGCCGATGGCTCAGCAATGACCCTATCGGCTTCGCGGCGGGGGATGCGAATCTGTATCGGTATGTTGGGAACGGGCCAACCAATGCAATTGACCCGAGTGGTCTAGCCGAGGATGACCCAAGATGGTGGGGTGACACGTATTGGTTTCAAGTATGGGGTTGGTGGGGGCCTCACCGCTGGGCGATTAACAGAGTAACGGGATACCATTCGGCGGAAAACCTCGCAATAGAACTCGATCGCCAACTGCGGGCGAATGATCGCGTCGCGGGCGTTAACGGTTGTGACACAAATGGCAATGGTGTCATCGATCCATTGGAAAGACTCGACAGTCTTGATCGCTTGAACCGAAGCAAACGACTTTCGGCGGCAGAGTCAGCTCGAGTGAAAACGTTGGCTGAGTCAGCCATCGAAGGAAATGCGGCGATGTTGGGAGGTGGTCTTGTTGGTTCTGTTTCCAGGCGAACAAGCCACCGAATTCTTGCCCAGGTCGATCATCTAGATGAACTGGATAATCTTGGAACCCACGTTGCATCTGGCAAACCATCGCAAAGAGTTACCGCAGTTCCGCACACCTACGTCAACCCAGGGCATCACGTTCCAGGAACTCCAACGTACGTTGCGGGCAAGAGCGTATTGCCAACAAATCACGTCCAGTTATTCGCTCGAAGTGTCGGGGTCCGAAACCAGCAAGGTAAGATTCTTCGTTGGGCCCGAGAGCAACGCGGTAACCAGACGATCTATCATCGTTTTGAACCACACTCGAGCGGTGAGTATCACTGGAGCGGTTCAACTTGCGGTGTCGATAGCCGAGGAACGAACCGAGCAATCGCCTTACGCGATGTTCCCGTTCGGGAAATTGGGCGTCAAACACCAAACGGAGGCTGGGCGATTCAAGAATGA